In Leptospira harrisiae, a genomic segment contains:
- the uvrA gene encoding excinuclease ABC subunit UvrA codes for MKEENKLSVVDSFIRIRGAREHNLKNVNLDIPRDKLVVITGLSGSGKSSLAFDTIYAEGQRRYVESLSSYARQFLGQMEKPEVDQIEGLSPAISIEQKTTHRNPRSTVGTVTEIYDYLRLLYARVGKPHCPKCGTPISSLSVDQITDRINLFPEGTKLQIMAPVIQGKKGEHKEVLERFKKEGFNRVRVNGEVYSLEDEIPLKKNFKADIDIVVDRIVMKPGIQSRLSDSVETALKTAEGIVVVEDGEKDHLFSQKLSCPKCDDVSIPELTPRLFSFNSPFGACSNCDGLGALLEFDESLLVTDREASLAEGCIEAWGGSKSNSYWYMATIQALSKKLKFNLNTAWKDLPEKVRNTILHGDSSIHIDYDFRGANSHYEFSKNYEGVIPNLKRRYKETKSDSMRQWFESFMTNHDCDECHGKRLRPEALAVKVQGIGIDAYTGFSIEKALAFTKSSEYKGAEDTISKPILKEILQRLHFLNDVGVGYLNLSRAAGTLSGGEMQRIRLATQIGSRLMGVLYILDEPSIGLHQRDNTKLVQTLKGLRNLGNTVLVVEHDKETMEEADFIVDMGPGAGVHGGEIVSFGTPEQIKKDKHSVTGKYLSGEKRISMPETRRMGNGKFLKITGATHNNLKNIEVSIPLGTLTVVTGVSGSGKSTLINEILYKELASSVMGMKLVPGKHKKILGKDQIDKVINIDQSAIGRTPRSNPATYTGLFTFVRDLFSGLEEAKVRGYGPGRFSFNVAGGRCEKCEGDGILKIEMHFLPDIYVECEVCKGKRYNRETLEVKYKGKHISDILDMTVEEAVVFFENIPNLKRKLDTLMDVGLGYIKLGQAATTFSGGEAQRIKLSTELSKRPTGKTLYILDEPTTGLHFEDIEKLLSVLQVLVDKGNSMVIIEHNLDVIKAADYIIDIGPEGGDGGGEVIATGTPEEVVTVKRSFTGQYLKKVLEEEKALDAKSSKKKSK; via the coding sequence ATGAAAGAGGAAAACAAGCTATCCGTTGTGGATTCCTTTATTCGTATTCGTGGCGCTCGTGAACATAACCTTAAAAACGTAAACCTTGATATCCCCAGGGACAAACTTGTGGTCATCACTGGTCTTTCTGGTTCAGGAAAATCTTCCCTGGCTTTTGATACCATTTATGCAGAAGGACAAAGAAGGTATGTGGAATCCCTTTCCAGTTACGCTCGTCAATTTCTTGGGCAAATGGAAAAACCTGAGGTGGACCAAATTGAGGGTCTAAGCCCAGCCATTTCCATCGAACAAAAAACAACTCATAGAAACCCTCGTTCCACTGTCGGAACTGTGACTGAAATTTATGACTATTTACGACTGTTATATGCAAGGGTCGGAAAACCTCATTGTCCCAAATGTGGAACTCCTATTTCCAGTCTTTCCGTGGACCAAATTACAGACAGAATCAATTTATTTCCAGAAGGAACCAAACTCCAAATTATGGCTCCTGTCATTCAGGGGAAAAAAGGGGAACACAAGGAAGTTCTGGAACGATTTAAAAAGGAAGGATTCAACCGGGTGCGAGTGAATGGGGAAGTGTATTCTCTGGAAGATGAAATTCCCTTAAAGAAAAACTTCAAAGCCGATATTGACATCGTTGTAGACCGGATTGTGATGAAACCAGGAATCCAATCTCGGTTGTCTGACTCTGTAGAAACAGCTTTAAAAACTGCCGAAGGGATTGTGGTTGTGGAAGACGGCGAAAAAGATCATTTGTTTTCACAAAAATTGTCATGTCCGAAATGTGATGATGTCAGCATTCCTGAGCTCACTCCGAGACTTTTTTCGTTTAACTCTCCGTTTGGTGCTTGTTCTAATTGCGATGGTCTTGGTGCACTACTTGAATTTGATGAATCCCTTCTTGTGACAGATCGTGAAGCCTCTCTTGCGGAAGGTTGCATTGAGGCTTGGGGTGGTTCCAAATCCAATTCCTATTGGTATATGGCCACCATACAAGCGTTATCCAAAAAACTTAAATTTAACTTAAATACGGCATGGAAAGATTTACCTGAAAAAGTGCGAAATACCATTTTGCATGGAGATTCTTCCATTCATATTGATTATGATTTTCGTGGTGCCAATTCTCATTATGAGTTTTCGAAAAACTATGAAGGTGTGATTCCTAACCTCAAACGCCGGTACAAAGAAACAAAATCAGATTCCATGCGTCAGTGGTTTGAATCCTTTATGACGAACCATGACTGTGATGAGTGTCACGGAAAACGCCTTCGTCCAGAAGCATTGGCTGTCAAAGTCCAAGGGATTGGAATTGATGCCTATACCGGATTTTCCATTGAAAAGGCATTGGCTTTTACCAAGTCCTCTGAATACAAAGGTGCGGAAGATACCATCTCCAAACCCATCTTAAAGGAGATTTTACAAAGACTTCATTTTTTGAATGATGTAGGTGTTGGGTATTTGAATTTAAGCCGGGCTGCCGGAACTCTTTCCGGTGGTGAAATGCAAAGGATTCGCCTTGCGACCCAAATTGGCTCTCGCCTAATGGGTGTTTTGTACATTTTAGATGAACCATCCATTGGTCTCCACCAAAGAGACAATACCAAACTCGTCCAAACCTTAAAAGGACTTCGGAACTTAGGAAATACCGTCCTCGTAGTGGAACATGACAAAGAAACTATGGAAGAAGCTGATTTCATTGTCGATATGGGTCCTGGGGCCGGTGTCCACGGTGGCGAAATTGTTTCCTTTGGAACCCCGGAACAAATCAAAAAGGACAAACATTCTGTCACAGGAAAATACCTTTCTGGAGAAAAACGGATTTCTATGCCAGAAACTCGCCGGATGGGAAATGGTAAGTTTTTAAAGATTACGGGTGCTACGCATAACAACCTAAAGAATATAGAAGTTTCCATTCCACTCGGAACACTCACAGTTGTCACTGGTGTTTCAGGTTCTGGTAAATCCACTCTCATCAATGAAATTCTTTATAAGGAACTCGCAAGCTCTGTGATGGGAATGAAACTTGTTCCGGGGAAACACAAAAAAATCCTAGGCAAAGACCAAATTGATAAAGTGATTAACATCGATCAGTCAGCCATTGGAAGAACTCCTCGTTCCAATCCAGCCACTTACACCGGTTTGTTTACCTTTGTCAGAGATTTATTTAGCGGATTGGAAGAAGCAAAAGTCCGTGGTTATGGCCCGGGACGATTTAGTTTCAACGTGGCTGGTGGGCGCTGTGAAAAATGTGAAGGGGACGGAATCCTAAAAATCGAAATGCATTTCCTTCCAGACATTTATGTAGAATGTGAAGTCTGTAAAGGAAAAAGATACAACCGTGAAACCTTAGAGGTCAAATACAAAGGAAAACATATCTCCGATATTTTGGATATGACCGTAGAAGAGGCAGTCGTCTTTTTCGAAAATATCCCAAACCTCAAACGAAAGTTAGACACTCTAATGGATGTGGGTCTTGGGTATATCAAACTGGGACAAGCTGCCACCACTTTTTCCGGGGGAGAAGCACAAAGGATCAAACTATCCACAGAACTTTCCAAAAGACCAACGGGCAAAACTCTTTATATTTTGGATGAACCGACGACTGGTCTTCATTTTGAAGACATAGAAAAACTTCTCTCTGTTTTACAAGTGCTTGTGGACAAGGGAAATTCTATGGTCATCATCGAACACAACTTAGATGTCATCAAAGCCGCTGACTATATTATTGACATTGGTCCGGAAGGTGGGGACGGAGGTGGTGAAGTGATTGCTACCGGAACACCGGAAGAGGTTGTTACCGTAAAACGTTCGTTTACTGGTCAATACTTAAAAAAAGTTTTGGAAGAAGAAAAGGCCCTAGATGCTAAATCTAGTAAAAAAAAATCTAAGTAA